Within the Nitrospira sp. SG-bin1 genome, the region CACCGTTTGAAGTGACGGACAGAATCTGGGGCTTTCCGGCAGCCGTGATGCCAGGAAGCGAAAGCTCAGAATCGATGTAGCCTTGAGAGCGCTTTAGCATTGAGCGTAGACGGGTAATGCCATCCCGCTTGGCATTCCGAGATGTTTTGCTTTTTCAGGCTGTGTCTGCAGCAAAACTAAATCAGAGGTCTAGCATGAAGATTCTAGTTACAGGCAACATGGGCTATGTTGGCCCATTGGTACTGCGTCGTCTACGAGAATCCCATCCTCATGCAACGCTCATCGGTTACGATATGGGTTACTTTGCACATTGCTTAACGGGTACCCTCCGACTCCCTGAAAGCCGTGCCGACCTGCAATATTTCGGAGATATCCGACAGGTTTCCGAAGAGATCCTGAGAGGAATCGACGCCATCGTACATCTCTGCGCCATCTCTAACGATCCCATGGGTGCGACCTTTGAAAAAATCACCCTCGATATAAACCATCGAGCGAGTATCGATCTTGCTCTGAAGGCGAAGCGAGCGGGAGTTAGAAAGTTTGTGTTCGCATCCAGCTGTAGTGTGTACGGATTCGCTGAAGGCGGTCCCCGCCGAGAGGACGATGCTTTGAATCCCCTTACGGCGTATGCGAAGTCTAAAGTTCAAACCGAGCATGATCTGGCATCGCTTGCATCAGAGACCTTCACGGCAACCTGCCTTCGTTTTGCAACCGCGTGTGGCATGAGTGATCGGTTGCGACTGGATCTTGTGTTGAATGATTTTGTGGCCGGGGCATTGGTATCAAAACGGATCAATATCCTGAGCGATGGGACGCCGTGGCGTCCCTTGATTCATGTCAAGGACATGGCAAGAGCGATTGATTGGGCAGTGCGGCGCGACCATACAGATGGCGGGATATTTCTGACGCTCAATGTGGGAAGCGACGCATGGAACTATCAGGTGAAGGACTTGGCGGCTGCTGTGGCTAACCTTGTGCCAAATGTCGAGATTTCGATCAATAAAGATGCACAACCGGATAAACGTTCATATCGAGTGAATTTCGACAAGTTTTCCAAGCTGGCTCAAGGATTCCTTCCTACGGTTGACCTTCAGGGCGCCGTGAAGGATCTCCGCGATGGACTCGTGTCCATGCAGTTTCGCGACCAAGAGTTCAGAACGGGTGAGTTGATAAGGCTGGTTACGTTGAAACGACTGCGGGAGAGTGGGCAACTAAACGACGAACTTGTATGGAAAGAGCAACGTAGTGGTTGATGCGAACGGTTGTTCCATCGGGTATTGGATCCGGGGAATATTACTTGTGAGTAGGAAGAGAGGTTGATATGGGGCAATCAGGGTGTCGCTCATGCGGTACGATGCTTGAGAAGACGTTCGTCGATCTAGGCATGTCTCCATTGGCCAATTCCTACATCAAGCCCGAACAACTGAACCGCATGGAGCCCTTTTACCCATTACATGTATATGTTTGTGAGAAATGCCTGTTGGTTCAGTTGGAGGAATTCTCCTCGCCGCACGATATTTTTTCGGATTACGCGTACTTTTCCTCGTTTTCAGATTCTTGGCTAGCACACGCTAGAAGTTATGTCGACATGATCGTCGAGCGATTCAAGTTGGGATTCAATTCCCGGGTCGTGGAAATAGCTAGTAACGATGGATATTTGTTGCAGAATTTTGTAACGCGAGGCATCCCCGTGCTGGGGGTGGAGCCTGCCTCGAATATAGCCGAGGTGGCGAAGAAGAAAGGGATTCATACGAAGGTCGCGTTCTTTGGAGAGAAGACCGCCCTGGAGTTAGTGAGTGATGGATGGGGGGCCGATCTGATCGTCGGGAACAATGTACTGGCTCATGTCCCGGATTTGAATGATTTTGTAAGAGGGCTCAAGGTGCTGCTCAAGCCAATGGGTCTGATCACAATGGAATTCCCGCATCTACTCCAGTTAATGCGGCGCAATCAGTTTGATACGATTTATCATGAACATTTTTCCTATTTCTCTTTCTTGTCCGTAGAGCAGGTGTTTGCTCGTCAGGGAATGAAATTGTTCGATGTAGAGGAGCTATCCACCCACGGTGGATCCATTCGAATCTATGCTTGCCACGATGACGATATGTCCAAGCCCATTGAAGCGCGGGCAAAGGAACTGAAATCGCGTGAAGAGAATGCAGGATTGGGTCAACTGAATCACTACCTGTCGTTTGGTCGGCAAGTTGAGGCGACAAAGAGGAAATTACTCTCCTTTTTGATTACGGCCAAGCAAGAGGGCAAACGCGTTGTGGGCTATGGGGCCCCGGCGAAGGGTAATACGCTGCTCAACTACTGCGGAATTGGGACCGACTTCATTGACTACACGGTGGATCGGAGCCCATATAAACAAGGACATTTTTTGCCGGGCGTACATATTCCAGTTTATGAACCGGAACGGGTTCGAAACACACGCCCCGATTACCTCTTGATTCTTCCCTGGAATATACGAGAGGAAGTCATGCAGCAGATGAGTTACATTCGGGAGTGGGGAGGGAAGTTTGTGGTCCCGATTCCTGAAGTGCAAGTGTATCCATGATATTCACGGAAACCGCCCTCCAAGGTGTATTTCAAATCGATCTTGAGCCAATACAAGACGAACGGGGAATGTTTGCGAGGACTTGGTGCCAAAGAGAGTTCGAGGTGCACGGACTTGCGGTTACGTGGGTTCAGTCCAGCATATCGGTGAACACCCATAAAGGCACTATGCGAGGTCTCCACTACCAGGCCGCTCCGAATGAAGAAGTGAAATTGGTCCGTTGTACTGTCGGCGCCATCTATGATGTCATCGTTGACTTGCGGCCCGCATCGCCCACGTATTGTCAGTATGTCGGAATAATGCTGTCGGCTGACAATCGCCGAGCCGTCTATATTCCGAAAGATTGTGCCCATGGATTTCTCACCCTCGAGCAAAACAGCGAAGTGTCATACCATATGTCGGAATTCTTTACACCAGCCAGTTCTCGAGGACTCCGGTGGGACGACCCAGCGTTCAGGATTATATGGCCTGAACCCATCCAGGTCATGTCGGAGAAGGATCGAACATGGCCGGCATTTACCATGAACGTTCCGCTACAAACGTGACGTTTACTGATCAAGCCACCGTGAAACGTGACGGATTAGGACGAGCCATGCATGATCTCATGGCTGAGCTCTACCCGATATGTCGGAGTATTACCGGAAACGGAGTGCGAGAAACTCTTCGAGTGCTTCAAAAGCACATTCCACTTGAGATCCATGAGGTTCCTAGTGGAACGAAAGTGTTCGACTGGACGGTGCCGCCGGAATGGAATGTATCCGATGCCTATATCATGAATCGGGCAGGGGAGCGCGTTGTTGACTTCAACGCTCACAATCTGCACCTGATGAGCTACAGTATCCCCATCCGGAAAAGAATGGGATTGGTTGAACTGAAGCCTCACTTGTTCACTCTTCCGGATCATCCCGAGTGGATTCCTTATCGAACCTCCTACTATAAGGAAAACTGGGGGTTCTGTCTTCGACATGTAGATTACGAACGACTACTTGATGACGAATATGAGGTCGTCATCGATTCAAGTCTTCAACCCGGCGCACTGACCTACGGTGAGTGCTATGTGCCTGGGGAAATCTCGGACGAAATTCTCATCTCGTGTCACGTGTGTCATCCATCACTGTGTAACGATAATTTATCCGGCATCGCCGTAGCCGTGAGACTGGCAGAGGCGATGACGGCTCATCAAAAGCGGTATTCGTATCGATTTCTCTTTATCCCAGGAACGATCGGATCAATTACATGGCTGGCGCTGAATGAACAGAGGGCTTCTTGTATAAAACATGGACTGGTTATAACAGGGGTCGGTGATGCTGGGGATGTGACGTATAAACGAAGTCGTCAAGGGAATGCGGAAATCGATCGGGCGATGGCACATGTGCTGAAGCATTCAGGCAAGCGGTATGCTATTATTGATTTTTCCCCTTATGGCTATGACGAGAGGCAGTACTGCTCGCCGGGATTTGATCTACCTGTGGGATGCTTCATGCGGACACCGCACAGTGAATATCCCGAGTATCACTCGTCTGCGGACAACCTAGACTTTGTGAAGATTGAGTCTCTGGTTCAGTCGTATGGCCGATGTCTGGAGGTATTCGAGGTGCTGGAGGGGAGTCGAACATACATGAATCAGAATCCAAAATGCGAGCCTCAACTGGGTCGGCGAGGGCTTTATCGTACCGTTGCCGGTCAGCAAGAAAAACAATGGACGGAATTGGCTCTCTTCTGGGTCTTGAACGCGTCCGATGGACGCCATACACTACTTGATATAGCAGAGCGAGCCGATCTTCCGTTCAGCAAGATTCAATTCGCAGCCGATGCGCTCTTAGAGGTGGGACTATTGAAAGAATGTCGGAGGCCGGGAAACACTTAATGGAGAAGCGATCATGAACACGATTTATTATGACCCTCCATTCTCGGATGAACGACGCCGCGAAGAGTTATATCAAGGCCAGTTGCTCGTATTCTCTCCGAGAAAGAGCACCCTCGCGTTTATCGAATTTGCCAAGAGGTTGATCAAGGAGGCCTTTGCACCCTATGATCCGGAGACGGCTCAACGGCATCTTCCCGTTGAACAGTACGCCGACCTCCTTGGGAAACTGAAGCCAAATTTCATTCATCATCCCGAATCGAAAGCACTCATGCGGGACATTTTTAATGAGATGGGCTGTGATCTTGAGAAGACATATTTTGATGTTCCGAAGATGCGAAGCTCGACCAGCGATAATTATCTGACGACGGGCATCGCGTATGCCTGGCATCCGCATCGAGATACGTGGTATTCCGCGCCTCCTTGTCAGGTCAATTGGTGGATCCCCATCTATGATATTCAGTCGAATAATGCCATGGCCTTCCACCCGCAGTATTGGAATGTTCAGGTAAAGAACAGCTCCAAGGGGTATAATTACTATGCGTGGAATCAACAAAATCGCGGAGCACATGTCGCCAAATTGCTGAAAGAAGATCCTAGGCCGCTACCGAAACCGACCCAATCGCTTGTGCTCGATCCCCAGATTCGCCTTATCGTGCCTGCGGGAGGCATTATTTTGTTTTCAGCTGCCCAGATGCACTCCAGTGTTCCTAATACGTCGGGGAAAACTCGGTTTAGTATCGACTTTCGTGTGGTGAACCTTGATGATGTGGCGGGAAGGAAAGGCGCTCCCAGGGTGGATGAAGAGTGCACTGGAACCACGATGAGGGACTATTTGAGGGCTAGCGACCTCGCAAATATCACCGACGATCTTGTGGCACTGTATGATGATGAAACTGCTGATGCCGGTGTGCTTTCCTATCAACATAAAGCGGAACAGAGCGCATGATATGTCTGAAGTTTGACTTTGGAGGAACAGATGTGAAGCTGAACCAACCGGCCGAAAGAACCGGTGGCGGTGTTTTCAGCAGCTGAAGAGTTCTTCGACTCATTCCGCTTTCCCGGAGTAAATAAATACTTCCTTTTGGTTGCCGGCCATACGATTGACTGGACAGATCCTTGATGACCTGCATTCGATAACATGAACAGTATGTAAAGTTGTCCGGCTGTACTTTGATGGCAACAAGGTTGATGATTTAACAAAAGGAACCGAAACTATGAAATACCCCCTGTGGTTTCTAATCATTTCACTGGCGCTGGCGGTAGATTCGAGTTCCGGATTTTGTGACTCTGGTTCAGGTAAGACAGATGCCGGTAAAGCCCCGACAGATACCTCCGGATTGCCTGCCTCGACAGCCCAGGCTGAGAAGGCGATCAGTCAGGTGATGATGGATAAGCTGTCGAATGCAGTCGGCAGCGAATATGTGATAGGAGCCGAAGACGTGCTGGATATTACGGTATGGAGGAATCCGGATCTATCGAGGCAAGTGCAAGTGCGTCCTGATGGGCGAATATCAATGCCCATCATTCGCGACGTGGTGGCCGTAGGAAAAACGCCGACAAAATTGGCTGAGGAGATGACGAACAAACTCAAAGAATATGTGCAAAATCCGGTCGTCGCCGTGACATTGAAGGAGGTCAATAGCTCCAACATCTTTCTGCTTGGCGAAGTGGCTCACCCGGGCAAGTATCCTCTAAAGAGCAAGACGACGCTCTTGCAGGGCATCACCATGGCAGGCGGGTTTAAGGAAACTGCGGCGAGAAATCAGATCGTCATATTCCGGTTTACTGAAACTGCCCCGGGCATGAAGCGATTTACTGCCAGTTACGACGACATCGTGCTTCGCAGTGGAATCAGCGACAATTTCGAGCTCAAGCCCGGTGATACACTTGTGGTGCCGAGTGAGTCAATGGTGGTCTTCCCTGGTCGGTAGGGAATACCGGAAAGGATTGCCGTGGACAATTACGCACGATGGACAAGGGTATCTAGGCGGTATCTTCCTGCGATGAAAGCATCGTTAATTGGATTCTTGATGTGTTCTGTTTTTGTCCAAGTTGGTTGTCGGGGACCGGTGACATCGAGGGAATACAAGGCATCCGACGTTCCCACGGAATTCCTTCTGGGTTCTGAGGACCAGATTGAGATCAATGTGTGGAAGAATCCGGATTTGTCCAGGATCACGTTGATACGGCCGGATGGATATGTGTCCATGCCGATCATCGGAGACGTTCAAGCGGCAGGTCTCACGGCGGAGGCGTTGGCCGCTCAGATTACCGAGCGTCTCAAGGGGTACATTCAAAATCCTTCCGTATCGGTGAACGTCAAAGAGCTGAACAGCTATTCGGTATTCGTTTTAGGTGAAGTCGCGAAGCCGGGCAAGTATCAGCTCAAATCGTACGTCACGGTGCTTCAAGCCATTTCCATGGCCGGGGGCTTTACAAACTATGCGAGTAAGAATAGGTTGCAGGTGGTGCGGGTGATTGAAAGCCCCGGTCACAAACGTCAGGAGATCCATATCCCTCTACGGTATGATGACCTTGTCAGCGGTCGTGGCGAGCCGGGGAACATCGTGTTGGCCTCCGGAGACACAGTCGTCGTACCTTGACAGTGGGCATGACATACTGCTGGATCTGGTTTCTCCAATTTCCATGTATGCGATTGGTCGGATTGGGTAGAGCGGGCGACCTTCGGCCGTTTCTGCTCTCCTCGCAGGAAAGGGAGTGTGGTGATTCTATTGTGGAGGTGTAAGTGCGCTGAGCTCAGTGAGCTCGGAAGGGTGTTTTGGTTTGCAGTCGTGACTATGGTGATCTGGGGGGCGTGGCCTGCGGTGTCAGTTTATGCGGATACCAACATCGTTCCCTGGGGCTCTGTGATGGAGCGATACGATAGCAATGTATGGCGTAGACCCAAGGAGCTACTACGGGACGCGCAGGGGAATGCCCCGCAGCTCCATGATTTTGTGACGACGGTGAACGGCGGGCTAGACCTGCGGCACGACAGTCGAGACATGGAAGCAGACCTGAAGGTGGGGGGAAATTACAGCGCGTTTGTGGAAAACAGTAACTTGAACTTTTATGGTGCGTTGCTCAATGGCACCGTCGGCTTGGATCGATGGGTTGATCAGTATGTCCGAGGAGCGCGTTTGCGCGTCACCGAGAACTTCGTCTATACCCCTGAGCAGACTTTTGGGAGGGGGACAACGGTGGTGGATGACGTCTTCGGTAGCGGCCTCGTCACATTTCGACGGAGCAAGGTTCTGAACACAACGTCCTTCAATGGAAGCTACCCTCTGTCCCGAGACCTTTCTTTGGAAGGTGGGTATATATTCGGCCTTCGGAGGCTAACCCGTGAAACTGAAGGGGGCAATGTAACGGGGGCCACCTTCTTCAACACGATGACGCACACGTGGTCCGGAGGACCTCGATATCACCTGACGCGAAACGACAGCGTCGCCGCCTTGTATCGACAGACGTTCATTACCCAAGAGCGGTCCGAAGGCGGCAGGACTTTCAGCACCAATCTCATCACGCTCGAAGGCGATTATACCAAGGTGTTCCCGGAGTGGACCTTCACGGTCCGTGGGGGCGTCACGTTTGTCGAACCGGTCGGACGGACATTGCCGTCCGGTTCCATCCAGGTCACAACTAAACCGGAACGAGACACTGTTCTCAATCTGACGCTTTCCCGGGAAGCCAGACCGTCATACTTTTTACAGGGTGGCGCGCGGATCAACCATCTTGCGCGTGCGAGCATCAGACATAGGATTTATGAGCGACTCAGCGTCAGCGGGGCCGGTGGGTATACCCATAGTCAGTTTTTTCCCAATACGGAATCTCAATTTCAGGTTGTCACCGGAGCATCTCGGCTTGAGTATATGTTGACGAGGAACATCAGAGGAGAGCTGTTTTATGTCTTTTCACACATTAACTCAGATACAACGGCGCTTGAGTACCAGGTATCACGCCATCAAGTAGGGTTCATGCTGTCGGTCTTGTTGGAAACGTTAGGGGAATCCTTCGGATGGGAATAGGGTAAGGGCAAGCCATCTGGGATACGACTCAATCGGAATCGACGATGAATCCACATCGCGTAGCGCCTGCCTCCGGTTGTTCGTTCTGCGCATCTAGGCGAGAATTCTGCCTGTCCAAAAGATGATCACGTGCCAGCCTGTGTCCTGCTCGCCATGTACACCGACATTGATCGGCCCATCAGGTGGGATCACTCTTTCCGTCGCGCGGATGCATTCAAGAGTTCCTCATATACCAGCGTTACGCGCTTCATCATCGATTTCGAACCATACAACTGGTCCCCGATTTAGGTGGGATATCAATCACAGATGCCGTCTCTCTCGGAACCTTAATGAATGATTCCGCGATCGGTTCGTCCAGGTTCTGAGGAGGTTGGGGCAGTGCATCGCACACCTTCCCTGAGGCTTGAGGCAATTCCTAAGTAATGGCGGATGCACGCGAGCAGGGATGTGCGGTGCAAGTGAATTCGTCCATCCCACGCGAACATGATGAGGAGTGTTATGATTGTTCTCGAAAATCATGTGGCTGTTGTTACAGGGGCGAGCCAAGGGATCGGACGAGCGATAGCGCTTGGTCTTGCAGCGAAGAGAGCCAGGCTGTTTCTAGTGGGACGAAACCGCACGGCGTTACACGAGGTGGCAGAACTTGCGCGCAAGTTGTCGCCATTGGTCGTGGTCCATGCGACTGACCTGGTAGCTGATGGGGCAATCACCGGTATCGTGGAGAGTCTTAGTAAGCAATTGGGTGGCGTTGATGTGTTGATTCACTGTGCTGGAGCCTATTCGAAGGGTGATTTTCAAACGGCTTCAGTGGACGAATTTGATCGGCTGTATCGAGCCAATGTGCGTATGCCGTACCAGTTAACTCAGTCTCTTCTGTCAATACTCAAAAAAAGGAAAGGTCAGATTGCTTTTGTCAATTCAAGCCAAGGGCTTCAAGCACAGGCGCATCTTGGTCAATTTGCCGCTACTCAGCATGCTTTGAAAGCCATAGCGGATAGTCTCAGAGATGAGGTCAACTTGGATGGGGTTCGGGTGCTGAGTGTTTATCCTGGGCGAACCGCCACGCCACGCATGGAGGCTATTTTCCAGATGGAGGGAAGGGAGTACAGGCCGGAGCTTCTTCTCCAGCCCGAGGATATCGCTGCGGCTGTCATTAATGCTCTGATGATGCCGATAACAGCTGAGGTGACGAACATCAATATACGTCCGCTTATAAAGTCGTATTGATTGGTTGAAGCGGCGAACTTACAGATGTCGCTGACAAGGCGGGGTGTCCATGGTATTCCAAACTACCGGTGATACTATTCTCTCATAGTTTCATGTTGCACGGCGGGATCTATTGTGGAGATAGCATCGTGAGTTCTTGACGGCCAACAGATGATATGCAGAATAAGCCGGTGGAACATTGAGCTCGCAAGGGGCGACAATGGACTTCTCCGAGATGCTTGAAATAAAAGCGGCTAATCGTCGTCGGTATCGGACGTGGGCGGAGAGGAGGCCGATAGCTTCGCACCCGTCGCATGCTGGCATGATAGAGACTCTGAACTGGATCCTTGTGACTAACTCATGGGAGAGAACCGGCTCTCATCGCTAATCGGCACTATGAAAGTAACTTAACGAGGTGGCTATGGAGCAAAGTATTCAGGTAGTTCGGATTGAACCGTCCAAGGGGTGGGTATCTCTTCAACTAAAAGAGTTATGGGCTTATCGTGAGCTGCTCTACTTCTTGATCTGGCGCGATGTGAAGGTGCGCTATAAGCAGACTGCGCTCGGCGTGGGTTGGGCCATCATCCAACCCGTGTTTACTATGGTTGTCTTCAGCGTTTTCTTCGGACGACTGGGGAAGATTCCTTCCGACGGAATCCCTTATCCGATCTTCACGTACGCTGCCCTGGTTCCCTGGACCTTCTTTGCCCAGGGGATGGGGCAAGCATCCAACAGCCTGGTGGGAAGCGCCAATCTGATCAAAAAAGTTTATTTCCCAAGGCTTTCGGTTCCGATCGCGTCGGTGACTTCCGGAATCATCGATTTTTCGATTGCTTTTATTGTGTTGCTCGGCATGATGCTCTATTACGGCATCCTTCCCACGCTCAATGTGATCTGGCTCCCTTTCCTGCTTCTGCTCACGGTTGTGACGTCGCTCGGTGTCTCGCTCTGGTTGTCCGCCTTGAATGTCCAATTTCGAGATGTGCGACACGTGCTGCCGTTTCTGATTCAGCTTTGGTTTTTCGCGACTCCCATCGCGTATCCGAGCAGTTTGTTGTCGGAGCCTTGGCGGACCCTCTATAGCCTTAATCCGATGGTGGGGGTGATCGAGGGATTTCGTTGGGCCTTGCTTGGGACGGCGACCGCCCCGGGGCCGATGTTAATCGTGTCTTCGCTGACCGCCCTGGCACTTTTGGTCGGGGGAGCATTTTACTTCCGCCGGTTGGAAAAGACGTTTGCGGATGTGATTTGATCGTGTGAAAAGTGAACACCGGCGAAGAACTCCCGGCGTTGTACTGAACGACTAAGAGGCAATTCTGTGCATCGGGTAGCCTAGCGCCCACTTTGTACCACACTCCGAGGAATCATGGACGAGATCGCCATACGAGTAGAAGGAATCGGCAAGCGGTACCGTATCGGGAAAATGGAAAAGTATAAAACGCTGCGGGATTCTATCGCGGGGGCGCTCGGCGCGCCCTTTCAGAGAGCAAGGCAACTGTTCCAGGGAGGGGGGGCGAACGATGCTGAGTTGGATCCTGAGTTCTGGGCGTTGCAAGACATTTCCTTCGAGGTGAAGCAGGGAGAAGTCATCGGCGTGATCGGCGGCAACGGGGCGGGTAAGAGCACCCTCTTGAAAATACTCTCACGCATCGCCGAACCGACGGTCGGACATGCTGAAATTCGCGGGCGTGTCGGATCCCTCTTGGAAGTAGGCACCGGCTTTCATCCGGAGTTGACAGGCAGGGAGAATACGTTTCTAAACGGAGCGATTCTGGGCATGAAGCGGGCCGATATCGAAAGAAAATTTGACGAAATCGTCGCCTTTTCCGAGGTCGAGAGGTTTATCGATACGCCTGTGAAACACTACTCCAGTGGGATGTATCTTCGGTTGGC harbors:
- a CDS encoding NAD-dependent epimerase gives rise to the protein MKILVTGNMGYVGPLVLRRLRESHPHATLIGYDMGYFAHCLTGTLRLPESRADLQYFGDIRQVSEEILRGIDAIVHLCAISNDPMGATFEKITLDINHRASIDLALKAKRAGVRKFVFASSCSVYGFAEGGPRREDDALNPLTAYAKSKVQTEHDLASLASETFTATCLRFATACGMSDRLRLDLVLNDFVAGALVSKRINILSDGTPWRPLIHVKDMARAIDWAVRRDHTDGGIFLTLNVGSDAWNYQVKDLAAAVANLVPNVEISINKDAQPDKRSYRVNFDKFSKLAQGFLPTVDLQGAVKDLRDGLVSMQFRDQEFRTGELIRLVTLKRLRESGQLNDELVWKEQRSG
- a CDS encoding SAM-dependent methyltransferase — its product is MGQSGCRSCGTMLEKTFVDLGMSPLANSYIKPEQLNRMEPFYPLHVYVCEKCLLVQLEEFSSPHDIFSDYAYFSSFSDSWLAHARSYVDMIVERFKLGFNSRVVEIASNDGYLLQNFVTRGIPVLGVEPASNIAEVAKKKGIHTKVAFFGEKTALELVSDGWGADLIVGNNVLAHVPDLNDFVRGLKVLLKPMGLITMEFPHLLQLMRRNQFDTIYHEHFSYFSFLSVEQVFARQGMKLFDVEELSTHGGSIRIYACHDDDMSKPIEARAKELKSREENAGLGQLNHYLSFGRQVEATKRKLLSFLITAKQEGKRVVGYGAPAKGNTLLNYCGIGTDFIDYTVDRSPYKQGHFLPGVHIPVYEPERVRNTRPDYLLILPWNIREEVMQQMSYIREWGGKFVVPIPEVQVYP
- a CDS encoding dTDP-4-dehydrorhamnose 3,5-epimerase is translated as MIFTETALQGVFQIDLEPIQDERGMFARTWCQREFEVHGLAVTWVQSSISVNTHKGTMRGLHYQAAPNEEVKLVRCTVGAIYDVIVDLRPASPTYCQYVGIMLSADNRRAVYIPKDCAHGFLTLEQNSEVSYHMSEFFTPASSRGLRWDDPAFRIIWPEPIQVMSEKDRTWPAFTMNVPLQT
- a CDS encoding peptidase M28, coding for MHDLMAELYPICRSITGNGVRETLRVLQKHIPLEIHEVPSGTKVFDWTVPPEWNVSDAYIMNRAGERVVDFNAHNLHLMSYSIPIRKRMGLVELKPHLFTLPDHPEWIPYRTSYYKENWGFCLRHVDYERLLDDEYEVVIDSSLQPGALTYGECYVPGEISDEILISCHVCHPSLCNDNLSGIAVAVRLAEAMTAHQKRYSYRFLFIPGTIGSITWLALNEQRASCIKHGLVITGVGDAGDVTYKRSRQGNAEIDRAMAHVLKHSGKRYAIIDFSPYGYDERQYCSPGFDLPVGCFMRTPHSEYPEYHSSADNLDFVKIESLVQSYGRCLEVFEVLEGSRTYMNQNPKCEPQLGRRGLYRTVAGQQEKQWTELALFWVLNASDGRHTLLDIAERADLPFSKIQFAADALLEVGLLKECRRPGNT
- a CDS encoding phosphate ABC transporter permease, whose product is MEQSIQVVRIEPSKGWVSLQLKELWAYRELLYFLIWRDVKVRYKQTALGVGWAIIQPVFTMVVFSVFFGRLGKIPSDGIPYPIFTYAALVPWTFFAQGMGQASNSLVGSANLIKKVYFPRLSVPIASVTSGIIDFSIAFIVLLGMMLYYGILPTLNVIWLPFLLLLTVVTSLGVSLWLSALNVQFRDVRHVLPFLIQLWFFATPIAYPSSLLSEPWRTLYSLNPMVGVIEGFRWALLGTATAPGPMLIVSSLTALALLVGGAFYFRRLEKTFADVI